The stretch of DNA AGAGGCCCAACGCTCAACTAGTCCAACTCTGCAGGTttttttggcccggcccaaacTCGCCCATCTAGACGTTTCCTGGCCCAGCTCTCTGCAAGTCTGTATGGTCGTGTTATACACGGGACCACCGGAGCGTGTCAGAAAaacgtggggggggggggggggggggggggagcctgTTAACTCCCTCCACCAACAACGCTATCCCATCGAGACAAAAATATCCCCCACCCACGACgagcgccagcagcagcagcagcagcagcagcagccatgggGATAGCCGTGGTCGCTCCCgtcgcggcggcctcctcctcctaccTCGGGGCGCCGCCGAGGCGCGCCGCAGCGCCGGCGCGCGCCCACGTCTCGGCCGCCGGGATGTCCGCGAGGGCGTCTTTCGGGACCGGGCTCGCGGGGGCGGCCGCGTCGGTGGCCgcgcggccgaggaggagggccggctcggggggcggcggggcgctcGGGTGCAAGTGCCTGTTCGGGCTCGGGGTGCCTGAGCTCGCGGTtatcgccggcgtcgccgcgcTCGTGTTCGGGCCCAAGCAGCTCCCCGAGATCGGCCGCAACATCGGCAAGACCGTCAAGAGCTTCCAGCAGGTGAGGATTGGGGCGTATGCTGTGACGGAATCTCGTGATTTGTGCCCTGTGGGGATGGGTGTGCGGTGCTGGCAATAGTTGACTGGTGGTTAGCAGCTGAGGGGAAAAAAAATGACCTCCTTTTGCTCGAGATGCTAAAGCTTTTAGGTCGTCTTCGTAGTGCAACTAGTGTCGTTACCAATTTACAAGGCGCTGCTTTGCTAGTGCTTTCAGTTTCCGTTGCAATTCCGAGGATTTTTTGTGCTCTACTGAATGTTCAGTTCAGTACTAGTATGGCTTAGAAACATAGTGGCGCAGTATAGTGCATTCCTGACCGTTTAGCCCAGTGGAGCTTAGGGGGGTAATACCAACGGAATGAAAAGCTGCCAAATTGCTTTCTCATTTTTACTTGAGAGTCCTGTTGGTTGTTATAGCAGAGTGATGAGTGGCGTTGGGTTCAGGGATGTGAGATTTGGAGTGATGGGGGATTTCCGCAGCTCATACTTCTTGAACTGCAACAGGAAATAGAACATATTTTTGGTGTGTTCAGGCTTCTTCCAATTTAATTGTTCGGGATGGAACTGAATGGCTATTGCATGTTCTTGTGCATTTGCAGTGGTACAATCTGCCAGAAtgctgtattttttttatatgtacAGTTATTTTTTGTTTCTGACGAAATATGTGGTATCGATAGCTAGAGCTGTAGCAAAACTTACAGGTGCCAGTGTGCTACCTATTGCTATTGGCTAAAGCACATAATATTACTTgtgtcttcttcttttttcgcgaccgtgcctgagcacgtttttcattaagaggaataTTACTTGTGTCTTCACTGCTATCTTATTAGCTATATCACTTTATTAAATGCAAATGTGTATATGCTGTTGTTGTCTGCATGCTGTTGCTACATTACATAGTCTAGTATATAGCTGCAGTTGCTATCCAGCATTTTGCCTCTGCATACTTGATGAAACTGCGGCCTGTCCGATTTGACCTGAGTCTACATTTCTACATTTGTAAACTGGTAGCCCCAGCATGCTAAGCCTTTGTTGCTTCTAATAAAAACAGGAACAAACAGGTCTCTGGTCTAAAAATTCAGGTGATTTGTGGGTCATGATTTGGTTGCTGGCGCCCTGGCATGCTCTGGGTTTACCCAATCTACTTGGTAGGATATAAAAGCTGCAGAGAAGTGGTTTCAAGGGTTACAAGGGGCAGCTCGCAGAAGTTGAGAAGTGCATTCATTTTACAATGTCTCCAGTTAGTTGAACTTGTTTTTAGGAGGCAGTCTGTGGAGAAGCTCACTAGTGGCTAGAGCTTTGAAAACTGCGACAGCAGTGGTTTGATACTCCTtagttttgaaaattttgcACCTCCTTTTGGCCTCACTTTTCCAAGGATTTTATAGGAGTATAGGACTGATCCACGTTTGCGTTGGATACTGATTTGCACTTTTTGAAAGCTGGCTGGATGTGCATGCTTTGTGTTTGGTTTTCACAAGACAAGCTACTAGTAGATCAAGCTCTCTAATCAGGCCATTCGATCTTTTCCAGTGTGTAAAATTGTTTGCTGACCCATTTGTCTAAATTCTCTCAGGCGGCTAAGGAGTTTGAAACTGAACTGAAGAAAGAGCCTGGGGAAGGCGGCGATGAGCCCCCGCCTGCAACCCCCACGGCGGTAGGCGATGGGGAGGAGAAAAAGGGGGCTTGAGGCATCGTCTAGTAGCAAGGAGCACACATGAGGATCCATCTTGTTAGCGTTCTGTATGTACAACTGTATTCTGGGcttctggagttagcagcaaaTGCCTGCCCGTTTATTTTGGTCACCTTGCAGTTTCAGGCCACATAGCGATATTGTTTGTAGTTTTGTACCCGGGAAGAACAACTTTTCTGTGAAAGATGTCGTGTTATTCAATAAATATGAGGCTTACCTTGAGCATTATTCAGTTTTGCAATTGTCAGTTACCTGTAGCACTTAATTTAAGACTCGGTGATTCCAGTCAAGCAGCGTGGCGGTGTCACTGTGACCTGTGAGCTGAAGAAAGTGCAATGTGGGGCCCGCATGACAGCCACAGCGGTAGCTCGTGGGGTCCACGCGTCAGTCACCGCCGCCACAGTTCTGGGGCCACTAGCAGTGAGAGAAAAGGAACACGCGTCCGTCACCGCCGCCACAGTTCTGGGGCCACTAGCAGGGAGAGAAAAGGAACCCACGCCACAGAAATAAGCTCACGAGACCTCCCATTCCATCTCCGGCTGAGAAAGGCGAAAGCCGGAAAAATATCGCCATGGCTatcctcgccgtcgcctccctgctcaaaaccctaaaccctagccccgCGGGCCACCGCAACAGGCGCCTCTCCTCTTCCCtgctccgcctcccgccgccggtgccACGAGGGCGCCGCCCCCGGTGCTCCGCGCGGTACGGAGggcccgcggcgccgcccacgacgacgacgcggcccGCGGAGATACCTTGGAGCAGGGAGCTCTGCAACTCGGTGCGGCTCATCGGAACGGTGGGCACCGAGGTCGAACTGCGTCAGCTGCCCAGCGGCTCCGCCGTCGCGAGGGGTCGCCTCGCCGTCTGGAAGTCGGCCACCGAGACTACATGGTATTCCTAATTCGATTTGTGCTACGCAATGCTAACTTTTCTTCCATTTCCGCGTCTCTTATTTCTATCCTATTATTGTGGCCCGGCTGTGAGATAGGCTTGTCTGTAGGTCACTCGGTGTAGCCTGTAGGCATGTAGGTTAGTGTAAGAGAAATGCATGGTTGTTGAGGCCTTGAGGGGACAGCAATGGCCTTTGGTAATATAAGGACGGGACCAGTCTGTGTAATTGTTGGATGTAGCAAGATGATTGTTGAGACCATGAATTGAAGTTTTGTTTGTGGATAGTTTAGTTGTGGCAAAGGCATGTAGCAAGTTGTGGATACTAATGAATCATGGAACAAACATGTATTGTTTATATTTCTCGCATTGCAGCTACATAATTACTAACTTTTACATACTGTCAGAGTCAGAAATATTAGTAATTGAAAAATGCATTCTTAATAGTAATTGCTGTTTAAGTGTTTATTGAGGTGATTATACTACAGGGTGACTCTACAATTTTGGGATGACCTGGCTCATGTGGCCTCTGAGCATGTGAAGAAGGGTGACCGGATATATGTTTCAGGACGGCTTGTGTCAGATACTGTTGATGAGGGGCCTGAGAAGCGGCATGTTTACTACAAGGTATCAAATTTACTAGTTTGCTTTGAATGCTGTTTTTTCCCTCTAGTACGCAGGTAATCTATGTATCATTTCATTAAGAGTGGTTACACTGTATTTTAATTCTTCATCTTTTCTTTGATTATGATGGGTTGATGGGTACACTCTTTCTCAGGTTGCAGTTCAAGAGTTAAATTTCATCGAGTCCATGCAGCCTGTTCGATTATATGAACCAGAGGCAAGCCAGGATACCCCAGGCATGGATCTCAGCTCAGCTGTGAAGCCTTCTGTTTTTATCATAAAACTGCTGCTTTTCTCATTCTTGTCCGTTCATATTCCTGTTAGATATATTAGTCTGTTGTGGCTTGTCCACTTATCGTAAACATTAGTAAATCTGTTTGGCCTGCTACCAATTATTTGGTAATAGTTTGGGCTACCACTTGGTTCATTGTCCAAtctttgttttaaaaaaaaattactaacTTCATGATACTACTGATTTGGATTTAACATGTACTTTAATTATCTGTTAATTACCAGGGAACTCCTAATTGCatgcatggttaattagtttggacCTTAACCAAGTAACAAATTATAGCTCATACAAGGTCGTAGATTGGCACATACATGTGCATCTACTGTGTGTGCATGCAATGATACTTAATAGCACTAGTTAGCTGCTGATCATAGACGGGGGAACAAACATAAATACAGTGAGAATTAAGGTAATTTGGCCTGCAAACTTCTGAGTAAGTGTTTCCTTCGTCCACAACTACGCCAATCTTTTGGCTAGGCACCAATGGGAGAGCCAATTCTCCCATTAACCTGCCAAATTGCAAGGACATGAACCAAACATGCTCTTATACTTTTTACTTTCTGTTCAATCTATCAATCCTCAATATGTGAACAACCTGGTgccttgcatttttttttgttgtataTCCAAAATGCGCCAAAGTTTCCTTTTTATATCATAGCTACTGTTTTCCTGTAATTTCATATGCTGTTAATGCTGACACTATACCCCCTTGATTATATATATGTGAACATGAACATCATTTATGATAGGAAGTCATCTGCCTCTAGAAGATCACAAAAAAGACTTCTTTTTTTCCTCGAACATGCACAAAAGAGACTATTAGATGTGTATTGACAAGCTATACGATTTGCAACATGATATAAAACTCTTGCTGCCAACAATCTTTTTGGAAAACAATTGCAAGGTATTCGTGTACTTTTAAGTATTATAAGATCACAAAAAACACCATTAGATTGTATATACCTCTTTCACGGTCAACCTTCATTTTGGAAAAAAACAGCAAGGAATTTGAGTACTCTTAAGTCTTACTTGCATCATTCTTGAGTACTCTTGAAGAAACAGTTGATTGATGTAGCTTTCTTCAGTTTATGAAATGTTTTACTAGCCATTGATGCACATGACTCGGTTCTAGGTAGCTGTTTATTGATGTAATGAAAATTCATAAAATGTAAAAAATAACTCTTCTTTTTTGTTGAATCAAAGGTGGAAGGCGTGGTGATTATTTTGATTCTACCTCTAGTTCAACTGAGGATAACAATAGGGATAATATCAGTTCTTCTCGATCAACTGAAGAGCTGTGGCAGGCCTTCTTTGCTAATCCACTTGAGTGGTGGGATAACAGGACAAATAAGGTTAGATATCTTATTTATCTTCTTcatttacaacaacaacaacaacaacaacatagccttttgtcccaagcgagttggggtaggctagagatgaaacccaaaagacacaaagttcacggttcaggcacgctgatagctagtctccaagcgctcctatccaaagctacctcttcagagatattccaatccttaaggtctctcttaaccgactcgtcccaagtcagtttaggtctacctctacccctctttaccttatcgacacgctttagaaccccactacgtaccggcgcctcaggaggcctccgttggatatgtccaaaccatctcaatcgatgttgagtaagtttctccttaattggtgccacccctaccctttcccgaataacttcgttctgGACTCTAtcccttgtgtgcccgcaaaaccactgcAACATCCGCAtttctgctacactcagttgctggacatgtcgcctttttgtgggGCCAACATTCAACACCATATAACATCGCCGGGGGaatcgctgtcctatagaacttgccttttagcttttgtggcaccctcctgtcacagaggatgccagaagcttgacgccatttcaaccaggcagctgagattctatgcctaacatcttcatcaatgtcgccatccttttgtagcatcgatcctaaataccgaaaagtatccttctggggCACTACTTGCCCATCGAGACTAACATCTCCACCCTCATGcatagtcgcgctgaaatcgcacatcatgtaggattcaaatttgaatgatttaaattttaaaactactccctccgtcccaaaaaataagtcactctaggattcaaattttgtcccaaaaaacaagtcactctaggattcaaattttgtccccAAAAAAAGTCATCCTaacctatttagaaagtgcatgtgcatgcaagaatcaattagtgccaaataggggcaaacatggtcattttaccttcttgttaatttgtcctagaattcctaggatgacttgctttttgggacggagggagtacaccaTTTATCATTTTACAATGTAACAGTTATCTTGTATGTAATCAActgaaacattttttttgggggggggggggggggggggtctattGCCCCAATTTTCAAATAGAAATGGAAAATATCAGAGAAGAGGGAATACATGGAAAATCTAGAACCAATCAAAAGAAGTTCAATTATTTACTAAGGGAGAGGGATAAGTGGTCAGTGAAGTGCGGTTAAACAGTGAAACAGTAACGGTAAATAGCCGGAGGCTGTTAGGAAAGATATTTCTCCTTTTTTCTATTCTTTCTGGTGAGTTTATGCTTAAGTTCTGCTCTTCTTACCTAAAAAATTTAAGATTAGTGTATGCAGGGTTCTGCACATCTTTTATTTACGTATCATATACCTTATGACATatgtatttcaaattattagctAGATGCAACATGCAACCATTGGCACCAAGTCAATACGAAATGCAAAAAAAGGATTTAGGATGTAGTCTAGAGAATGCTGTGCGCTTCAAAATTTCATTGTTGAATGGAAATTGTGTCCGGGGAAACCTAAAAAATAGAAGTTTGCTATCTTAATATTTTGTTTCACCTTATGCTTGTACTTTAAAGTTATTTTTCCAGGAGTTTTTTTTGCTGATATATGTGAAATTTGTTTTTTGAGTTTATATGGAGCTAGACTAAAATAAGTGATATGTTCATGGGTTTTCTTAAACATTTTCCTTCTGTGGATTGTAATCTCATAATGATTTACACTAAGTATGGTTGCTTGTGTAAACAAATGATGAAATATTGCAATGCATGGACATTGACTAGTTTGGTCCATAGTTAAAATTGAATGGTCTCCAGTAGAAACTACTTGCTTTTACTTGGCTTCATAAACTTGTAACATGCAAGCATGTGTTAGGTTCTGAATTCGAGCTCTTTCTTTTCCTGCCCCCAGAGGATTCATCGTTAAAGACTGTTACATTTCTTATtgatgtatttatttatttgctcCAATAATTTGTCTAGCCTACGATTTGTTAGGAAGATATATGTGcttgacattttttttttgataatgtTGAATACATTTGACCTATGATCTTAATTCATATAAACAGAAGAACCCAAGGTATCCAGATTTCAAGCATAAGCACACTGGTGAAGCCCTGTGGATTGATGGGAGGAACAACCCCAACTGGGTTGTATCTCAGCTGGCAGTTTTGGACTCAAGAATGGGTTCTCTGCAAGACAATGAGAGAAAACCAGTCTCCTATATGTATGCGGACGAGTTCATGACATTGGACGGCAATCGATAGTCAATAGTGGAGGAAGCCTCAGTCCCCATTTGCATGCTGTTGTGTCGAAAGCGATCAAATCTGGCTAGTTCATGGATGTTGTCTCAGTTTTGTTGTACATATCTGGGAGCTTGATGGTTTTGTCAGGGAGGTGAACTTGATGGATTATCAGGGAGGTGGACGGGCGGCCGTCGGTAGTATTATGTAGTACTCTGTAGCTTAGCTATGACAAACATACGGATAGTAATTGGAGAAGGCCTTGTTGTTTACATGTTTGACATATCATAAATCTGTTGGTGTGTTGAGTGTCATCTGGTGTCATAATTTTAGTTAGGGTGGATCCAAACGGGACCAGCTAATGCGCAGTTAAATGTTTTCTAACTAGTTAGATAACAGCTATCCAATTAGCTGGTTCAATTCCAGTTAATTTCAGCTACGTATTCAGCTAATGAATTAGCTTGGTGGATTCAAACGGGTTATTAATAGATAAAGTAAAAATCAATGTTCAAACAAGCGCTAGGCGGTATCTAGGCGGTGACCCACCGCCTAGAGCTTAGGCGGGATTAGGCGTTTCAAGGCGTTTTTCTAGGCGGTACAATATAAT from Panicum virgatum strain AP13 chromosome 9K, P.virgatum_v5, whole genome shotgun sequence encodes:
- the LOC120650308 gene encoding protein OSB2, chloroplastic-like codes for the protein MAILAVASLLKTLNPSPAGHRNRRLSSSLLRLPPPVPRGRRPRCSARYGGPAAPPTTTTRPAEIPWSRELCNSVRLIGTVGTEVELRQLPSGSAVARGRLAVWKSATETTWVTLQFWDDLAHVASEHVKKGDRIYVSGRLVSDTVDEGPEKRHVYYKVAVQELNFIESMQPVRLYEPEASQDTPGGRRGDYFDSTSSSTEDNNRDNISSSRSTEELWQAFFANPLEWWDNRTNKKNPRYPDFKHKHTGEALWIDGRNNPNWVVSQLAVLDSRMGSLQDNERKPVSYMYADEFMTLDGNR
- the LOC120650309 gene encoding sec-independent protein translocase protein TATA, chloroplastic-like codes for the protein MGIAVVAPVAAASSSYLGAPPRRAAAPARAHVSAAGMSARASFGTGLAGAAASVAARPRRRAGSGGGGALGCKCLFGLGVPELAVIAGVAALVFGPKQLPEIGRNIGKTVKSFQQAAKEFETELKKEPGEGGDEPPPATPTAVGDGEEKKGA